The Candidatus Neomarinimicrobiota bacterium region ACCAGGTAATCTTGACTGGACTCGATAATGCTCTCGGGAGATTTCTCTTCTATTTGACCAGCTATTTCTTTACTGGAAAGGGCTACCGTCATTTCCTGATTAACTTTCCTATATCTATGTTTCTTCTTTTGGCTATCTTCTTCTGCAGCATCTGTATCCCGTAAATCAGGGCTTCGGGGCGGGGAGGACATCCGGGGACATAGACATCCACCGGGATTATGTGGTTATAGCCGGGAACCACGGCATAAGATGCTGAGGCGAAAATGCCGCCACTGATAGCACAGGCCCCCATGGCGATCACCCATTTTGGCTCAGCCATCTGGTTATAAATCCGCCTGACGTTGGGTGCCATCTTCCAGGTCAGGGTGCCGGCGGTAATCATCAGGTCCGCCTGGCGGGGTGAGGCGCGGAGGATTTCCATGCCAAAGCGAGCCAGATCAAAACGAGGACCGTTGGCAGCAATGAACTCAAAGGCACAGCAGGCCGGGAAACAGATTGCCGTCCAGAGTGAAGACCGCCGTCCCCAGTTAATCACCGCATCCACGGTAGTCAAGAAAATATTTTGCTCCAGTTCTTCGTCCAACCATTCATCGGGGTCA contains the following coding sequences:
- a CDS encoding NADH-quinone oxidoreductase subunit B, whose amino-acid sequence is MEVGGIRKYIYSDTELDREEGQIIEELKANSQQIIPDPDEWLDEELEQNIFLTTVDAVINWGRRSSLWTAICFPACCAFEFIAANGPRFDLARFGMEILRASPRQADLMITAGTLTWKMAPNVRRIYNQMAEPKWVIAMGACAISGGIFASASYAVVPGYNHIIPVDVYVPGCPPRPEALIYGIQMLQKKIAKRRNIDIGKLIRK